From Desulfovibrio intestinalis, one genomic window encodes:
- a CDS encoding bacteriohemerythrin translates to MKSVDRPLYIVWSEQFDTGISIIDEQHRGLVSLINTFFYHKGDADKDIDRFLVPTAEMFKSYAQLHFLTISRLMKETDYPEYDLETKRNEELMAIIQTVDMRCRARRDADGFLRFLKMYWTRVVCKKNLNFIAYIKSQQ, encoded by the coding sequence ATGAAAAGTGTAGATCGCCCTCTCTATATTGTTTGGTCAGAACAGTTTGATACTGGCATTTCCATCATTGATGAACAGCATCGTGGTCTTGTAAGCCTGATAAATACTTTCTTTTATCATAAAGGTGATGCTGATAAGGATATTGATCGCTTTCTGGTACCTACGGCAGAAATGTTTAAAAGTTATGCCCAATTGCATTTTTTAACCATTTCAAGATTAATGAAAGAAACTGATTATCCCGAGTATGACTTGGAAACCAAGCGCAACGAAGAACTCATGGCAATCATTCAAACTGTAGATATGCGGTGTCGAGCCAGACGAGACGCGGATGGCTTTCTGCGTTTTTTAAAAATGTATTGGACAAGAGTTGTATGTAAAAAAAATTTAAACTTTATTGCGTACATTAAATCTCAACAATAA
- a CDS encoding response regulator, which translates to MKKHIMVVDDSKTIRNLVAFVLKGEGFKVSTAEDGLDAIEKLYSLDPVDLIVSDVNMPRMDGFTFIKTIRAQEAYKDIPIIVLSTEGQEKDIQTGMSLGANLYMVKPAQPEKMVRNIKMLLG; encoded by the coding sequence ATGAAAAAACACATCATGGTCGTCGATGACTCCAAGACCATCCGTAATCTGGTGGCCTTTGTACTAAAAGGTGAAGGTTTCAAGGTCAGCACAGCTGAAGACGGCCTTGATGCCATTGAAAAACTTTATAGCCTTGATCCCGTGGATTTGATCGTTTCGGATGTCAACATGCCGCGTATGGATGGATTTACCTTTATTAAAACCATCCGCGCACAGGAAGCCTACAAGGATATTCCTATCATTGTGCTTTCCACTGAAGGGCAAGAAAAAGATATACAGACGGGTATGAGCCTCGGAGCCAACCTTTATATGGTGAAACCAGCCCAACCGGAAAAAATGGTTCGCAATATAAAGATGCTCTTGGGTTAG
- the glpK gene encoding glycerol kinase GlpK, whose amino-acid sequence MKQYILALDQGTTSSRAILFDPNANIVQVAQKEFTQIYPQPGWVEHSPDEIFDSQAHVMHECMRRAKVCGNELAAIGITNQRETTIVWEKATGAPIYNAIVWQDRRTASFCDQLRADGKAKIIQDKTGLVLDAYFSGSKIRWILDNVPGARARAEAGELLFGTVDTWLVWNFSKRGVHVTDPSNASRTLLFNIHTGQWDDELLAILDVPREMLPEVAPSSSVMAQTHPEFFGRSVPIAGIAGDQQAATYGNGCMKEGMAKNTYGTGCFLLLNTGTTPPVSQNNMLATVAWQTARGYSYALEGSVFVAGAVVQWLRDGLGIIKDSSELEGLAATVPDNGGVYMVPAFVGMGAPYWDQYARGTIVGLTRGTTKGHIARAAIEAIALQTLDIIDAMQKDTGIKLTTLRVDGGASRNNMLMQFQADLTGVVVERPTITETTALGAAYLAGLAVGFWESEEVIARKWKLDRRFTPTMPADRKEKMLYHWHRAIERAAHWIEE is encoded by the coding sequence ATGAAACAGTACATTCTGGCCCTGGACCAGGGAACAACCAGCTCACGCGCAATTCTTTTTGACCCCAACGCCAATATCGTTCAGGTCGCACAAAAAGAATTTACCCAGATATATCCCCAACCAGGTTGGGTTGAACACAGCCCCGATGAAATCTTCGATTCACAAGCTCATGTTATGCACGAATGCATGCGTCGCGCAAAAGTATGCGGCAATGAACTCGCTGCCATAGGCATCACCAACCAGCGCGAAACCACTATTGTGTGGGAAAAAGCCACAGGCGCCCCGATCTATAACGCAATTGTCTGGCAAGATAGGCGCACCGCGTCTTTTTGCGATCAGTTGCGCGCTGATGGCAAGGCCAAAATTATTCAGGATAAAACTGGTCTTGTTCTGGATGCCTATTTTTCTGGCAGTAAAATACGTTGGATACTTGATAATGTACCCGGCGCCAGGGCAAGGGCGGAGGCTGGAGAACTTCTGTTCGGCACAGTTGATACATGGCTCGTCTGGAACTTCAGTAAAAGAGGAGTTCACGTCACTGACCCTTCCAATGCCAGCCGCACGCTGCTTTTCAATATACATACAGGGCAATGGGATGATGAATTACTCGCAATTCTGGATGTACCGCGTGAAATGCTGCCTGAAGTTGCCCCTTCCTCCAGCGTTATGGCGCAAACACATCCTGAATTTTTTGGGCGGTCAGTTCCTATCGCGGGCATTGCTGGAGACCAGCAGGCAGCAACTTACGGCAATGGTTGCATGAAAGAAGGCATGGCCAAAAATACCTATGGAACAGGCTGTTTTTTGCTGCTAAACACCGGCACAACTCCCCCAGTAAGCCAAAACAACATGCTGGCTACTGTGGCATGGCAAACTGCTCGCGGATACTCCTATGCTCTTGAAGGAAGCGTTTTTGTGGCTGGTGCTGTTGTGCAATGGCTTCGCGATGGCCTGGGGATTATCAAAGACTCTTCGGAACTGGAGGGTTTAGCCGCTACAGTTCCTGACAATGGCGGTGTGTATATGGTCCCGGCATTTGTGGGTATGGGAGCACCTTATTGGGACCAATACGCCAGGGGCACAATTGTAGGTTTGACAAGAGGCACCACAAAAGGACACATCGCCCGAGCCGCCATTGAGGCTATTGCCTTACAGACACTTGATATTATTGATGCCATGCAAAAAGATACGGGCATCAAGCTTACAACCTTGCGGGTGGACGGCGGTGCCAGCAGAAATAATATGCTTATGCAGTTTCAGGCCGACCTCACCGGCGTTGTGGTGGAACGCCCCACTATTACGGAAACTACAGCTCTTGGCGCTGCGTACCTGGCGGGGCTTGCTGTGGGTTTTTGGGAAAGTGAAGAAGTCATTGCACGCAAATGGAAACTTGATCGCCGTTTTACGCCCACAATGCCAGCGGATAGAAAAGAAAAAATGTTGTACCACTGGCACCGTGCTATTGAGCGCGCTGCTCACTGGATTGAAGAATAA
- a CDS encoding HEAT repeat domain-containing protein: MENSLNTAPQVIEALQSTDSATIRGAAFNAGDMALHDAIPLLCALVKSSNIGIQEAAEYALRKIRGPHVVTALLPLLRSEEAPVRNVAMDILREIGRDSIESMQPYLQDEDPDLRIFITDILGYSPTHQAALLLAKALLKDPEVNVRYQAAVSLGNLAFPETVPPLCQAMHDEEWVQFAVVEALAKIKDPSAANGLVKLLPQASPLVSSAIIDALGGMGDIKAIPLLFSSLENVSVPLRHKIVKAIVQILSVRSLSLLSAKSQERLRIYLLEALTDNDEDILLAALQGLSAIGNETATEAIINLATGLDAERQPELYEAAINAISSLGYNDMLRDALRSDDEKCISVAMAACRLLTDHSPVEELKNIFWRVSPELRRAAVAEVAQMGECTDTPFFLSIMEESEDAEVLKSALVFFGNQHACPEVEDIVFSQLDHRYVDVQEMALEACINLHSPKLNILFKQRAHSEDPMQRMMAIYALGRYSVTENLDEITQALEDSSPRVRQVAIEAFQNLGPQAEDFLPSLLPRLLDEDKDVRIALVDLLGQIGTASVMPHIISALADENDWVKIRAIEALGVHKIVDAVPYLAQMFETENPMVSFKIIEALGMIGGNMAFSVLLSLMGNEDPEIQHATAEAVAAIQAEQE, encoded by the coding sequence ATGGAAAATTCGCTCAACACGGCTCCGCAAGTAATTGAAGCACTGCAATCCACCGACAGCGCCACCATTCGCGGCGCCGCTTTCAATGCTGGCGATATGGCCTTGCACGATGCCATCCCCCTACTCTGCGCACTTGTTAAAAGTAGCAACATCGGCATTCAGGAAGCTGCTGAATATGCCCTGCGCAAAATCCGAGGACCTCATGTGGTAACAGCACTGCTGCCACTACTACGTAGCGAAGAAGCTCCTGTACGAAACGTAGCTATGGATATTTTGCGTGAGATCGGAAGGGACAGCATTGAAAGTATGCAACCATATCTTCAAGATGAAGATCCCGATCTGCGCATTTTCATCACCGACATTCTCGGCTATTCCCCAACGCATCAGGCAGCCCTGCTTCTTGCCAAGGCGTTACTTAAAGATCCTGAAGTTAATGTGCGCTATCAAGCGGCTGTCAGCCTGGGCAACCTTGCCTTTCCCGAGACCGTCCCCCCCCTGTGCCAGGCGATGCATGATGAAGAATGGGTGCAGTTTGCAGTGGTGGAAGCTCTTGCTAAAATCAAAGACCCCTCAGCCGCCAATGGGCTTGTAAAACTGTTGCCCCAGGCATCGCCACTGGTCAGCTCTGCTATTATTGATGCGCTGGGCGGCATGGGCGATATAAAAGCCATACCGCTTCTTTTCAGCTCGCTTGAAAATGTCAGCGTTCCCTTGCGGCACAAAATAGTTAAAGCCATCGTGCAAATTCTGAGCGTACGCTCTTTGTCATTGCTGTCCGCAAAGTCGCAAGAACGCCTGCGAATCTATCTGCTTGAAGCCCTTACAGACAATGATGAAGACATCCTGCTGGCTGCTTTGCAAGGTTTGAGCGCCATCGGGAATGAAACCGCCACAGAGGCCATCATCAACCTGGCCACGGGCCTGGATGCCGAACGCCAACCCGAGCTCTATGAAGCGGCTATTAATGCCATTTCCTCCCTTGGCTACAATGATATGCTTCGCGACGCCTTGCGCAGCGATGACGAAAAGTGCATATCCGTGGCGATGGCAGCCTGTCGGCTGCTCACTGACCATAGTCCAGTAGAGGAACTAAAAAACATTTTCTGGCGGGTCAGCCCCGAGCTGCGCCGTGCGGCAGTGGCTGAAGTGGCCCAAATGGGCGAATGCACCGACACACCGTTCTTTCTTTCCATTATGGAAGAATCTGAAGATGCGGAGGTTCTGAAGAGCGCGCTTGTGTTTTTTGGCAATCAACATGCCTGCCCAGAAGTGGAAGATATTGTATTCTCCCAGCTGGATCATCGCTATGTTGATGTGCAGGAAATGGCCCTTGAAGCATGCATCAATCTGCATAGCCCCAAACTTAATATTCTGTTTAAGCAAAGGGCACACAGTGAAGACCCCATGCAGCGCATGATGGCGATTTATGCCTTGGGCCGTTATAGTGTTACCGAGAACCTGGATGAAATAACGCAAGCTCTTGAAGATTCTTCTCCTCGGGTCAGGCAGGTGGCCATAGAGGCGTTCCAGAACCTCGGCCCTCAGGCAGAAGATTTTCTGCCCAGCCTGCTGCCTCGATTGCTTGACGAAGATAAAGATGTGCGGATCGCTCTGGTAGACCTGCTCGGCCAAATTGGCACAGCATCAGTTATGCCGCATATTATTTCTGCCCTTGCTGATGAAAATGATTGGGTAAAAATCAGGGCGATTGAAGCTCTGGGTGTGCACAAAATAGTCGATGCCGTCCCTTACCTGGCCCAAATGTTTGAAACCGAAAATCCAATGGTATCATTCAAAATAATTGAGGCACTGGGTATGATCGGCGGCAATATGGCCTTCAGTGTGCTTTTGAGCTTAATGGGCAATGAAGACCCAGAAATACAGCACGCTACGGCTGAAGCAGTGGCAGCCATTCAGGCCGAACAGGAGTAG
- a CDS encoding chemotaxis protein CheA, producing the protein MSQDFFDPELFADFITEAKEHLETIEPNLLELEKAPGNLALLNDIFRPMHSLKGASGFLGLNRINQIAHKAENILDELRKGSMVVTPEIMDVILASTDVLRQMIDNLESSNSEGDVEAGHIMAQIDAIMAGESPAPSQPAAAPATEIFSAPADNTDEALEISPQDASLPANDSADSLMPELKQKQQNDLSLSSDSDSGMSGKEWVSTLPTRPAYALTAFGEGHLKDFIDESFEIIENLTNGLLELEENPTGQNELVNDLFRFFHNMKGNSGIIGYNDLNALTHEAETLLNNVRQGNITPTHELIDLLLLVVDVMEALVHNIDITSGQATPFETDTVIRQLQAALAGGPIALPAELLTAQGREPAADEPPQSLVETESKTSPVEVVTPTIIPVGSEDDDTEAFRVTVQQQIEIIHAALETLKKDGSHKDSIDALFRCLVAIKNACAFVGLADIKSYAERTAGIVDQGRSSDIDFGLMVDLLSQEVSIIEDMIHQALAEGRVAADACSTSGKNTEDTEEDDSVEPVSTDAPQNHAPEATVDSPSTQAPAADVEQKEPKVVTAPLTAQPSPASATQSKTAVPASQPATTAQPARTPAPQAKNAAPAAENHKSSSTIRVDHERLDHLMNLIGELIINRNRYTLIARSLEDSSENVDISHVAQSLSETTYAMARISDDLQDTIMKVRMVPVSSVFSRFPRLVRDLSRKSGKEVDLIMEGEETELDKSVVEVIGDPLVHLIRNSVDHGIEPEDVRLAAGKPAKGKVTLRAFHKGNSVAIEIEDDGKGIDPVKMREIAVRKGVITAEEAAQLDDREAVELIFAPGFSSADQITDISGRGVGMDVVRTNIKNLKGSVSTHSEVGKGTRFTLSLPLTLAIIDALMVNVSGQMYAIPLDAVSETTKIEAQRLTDVKGRKAVTLRGEVLGIVEMSEMLGIPRTDEPLPEVLSVVVIHDNDRRLGLVVDRLLERQEIVIKPLGAYLGDLKGISGATIMGDGSVILILDPHEIYIMATSKAATIVPAGESKQGAVAARI; encoded by the coding sequence ATGAGCCAGGATTTTTTTGACCCAGAGTTATTCGCCGACTTCATTACAGAAGCCAAAGAACACCTCGAGACGATTGAGCCCAATCTGCTGGAGCTCGAGAAAGCTCCTGGCAACCTGGCCCTGCTCAATGATATCTTTCGTCCTATGCACTCCCTAAAGGGCGCTTCAGGCTTTCTGGGGCTGAACCGTATCAATCAGATTGCCCACAAGGCTGAAAACATCCTTGATGAACTGCGAAAAGGCAGCATGGTTGTGACGCCTGAGATTATGGATGTCATTTTGGCCTCCACAGACGTCCTGCGCCAGATGATTGATAACCTTGAGAGCAGTAATTCTGAAGGCGATGTTGAAGCTGGTCACATTATGGCTCAAATCGACGCCATTATGGCTGGGGAAAGCCCCGCGCCAAGCCAACCCGCCGCCGCTCCCGCTACGGAAATTTTTTCTGCGCCAGCTGACAATACCGATGAAGCTCTTGAAATTTCCCCTCAAGACGCGTCTTTGCCGGCAAATGATTCTGCTGATTCCTTGATGCCGGAATTGAAACAGAAACAGCAGAACGATCTTTCCTTGAGCTCGGATAGTGACAGCGGCATGAGCGGCAAAGAATGGGTGAGTACGTTACCGACTCGCCCGGCCTACGCTCTTACCGCTTTCGGCGAAGGGCATCTTAAAGATTTCATTGATGAATCTTTTGAAATCATTGAAAATCTCACCAACGGTCTTCTGGAACTTGAAGAAAATCCCACAGGCCAGAATGAGCTTGTTAACGACCTCTTCCGTTTTTTCCATAACATGAAGGGCAACAGCGGCATTATTGGCTATAATGACCTTAATGCGCTTACTCATGAGGCAGAAACGCTCCTCAATAATGTACGCCAGGGTAACATCACGCCAACGCACGAGCTTATCGACCTGCTTCTGCTGGTCGTGGATGTGATGGAAGCCCTGGTTCATAATATTGATATCACCTCTGGTCAGGCGACTCCTTTTGAAACTGACACGGTCATCAGGCAACTTCAGGCTGCCCTGGCGGGTGGTCCGATTGCTTTGCCCGCTGAACTGCTGACAGCACAAGGACGCGAACCTGCTGCCGATGAGCCGCCGCAATCTTTGGTGGAAACGGAATCAAAAACTTCCCCTGTTGAGGTCGTTACCCCAACGATCATTCCTGTTGGCTCCGAAGATGATGATACAGAAGCTTTTCGGGTCACAGTGCAGCAACAGATCGAAATCATCCATGCGGCTCTGGAAACGCTAAAAAAAGACGGCAGCCACAAGGACTCCATCGATGCCCTGTTCCGCTGTCTTGTGGCAATAAAAAATGCCTGCGCCTTTGTGGGGCTTGCAGATATCAAGTCCTATGCTGAGCGCACTGCTGGCATTGTTGACCAGGGACGGAGCAGCGACATAGATTTTGGTCTCATGGTTGACCTGTTGAGTCAGGAAGTAAGCATTATTGAGGATATGATCCACCAGGCTTTGGCCGAAGGCAGAGTTGCGGCGGACGCCTGTTCGACCTCTGGAAAAAATACCGAGGACACCGAAGAGGACGATTCAGTTGAACCAGTAAGCACTGATGCTCCTCAAAATCATGCGCCTGAAGCAACAGTTGATAGTCCTTCGACACAGGCTCCTGCGGCTGATGTTGAACAGAAAGAACCCAAAGTTGTAACTGCGCCGCTGACGGCACAACCCTCCCCAGCCTCTGCCACACAGAGTAAAACTGCGGTGCCTGCCTCACAGCCAGCAACTACGGCTCAACCGGCGCGCACACCAGCTCCGCAAGCCAAAAACGCTGCGCCCGCGGCTGAAAACCACAAAAGCTCTTCTACAATACGGGTGGATCATGAACGGCTTGACCATCTCATGAACCTTATTGGCGAGTTGATTATCAACCGCAATCGATATACTCTTATTGCCCGCTCTCTTGAAGACAGCAGTGAAAATGTAGATATTTCGCATGTGGCGCAGAGCCTTTCTGAAACAACGTACGCAATGGCTCGTATTTCTGACGACCTGCAAGATACCATTATGAAAGTGCGTATGGTGCCGGTGTCTTCAGTTTTTTCACGCTTCCCCAGGCTTGTGCGCGACCTGTCGCGCAAAAGTGGCAAAGAAGTGGATTTGATTATGGAAGGTGAAGAAACAGAGCTTGATAAAAGTGTGGTTGAAGTTATTGGCGACCCCTTGGTCCACCTCATTCGTAACTCTGTCGATCACGGTATAGAGCCCGAGGACGTCCGGCTTGCTGCGGGCAAGCCAGCCAAGGGCAAAGTGACCTTGCGCGCCTTCCACAAAGGCAATTCTGTAGCCATTGAAATTGAAGACGATGGCAAGGGAATTGACCCGGTCAAGATGCGTGAAATTGCCGTGCGCAAAGGCGTAATTACGGCAGAAGAAGCAGCTCAACTTGATGACCGCGAAGCTGTGGAACTTATCTTCGCGCCTGGCTTCTCTTCGGCTGACCAGATCACTGACATTTCTGGCCGAGGCGTCGGGATGGACGTTGTGCGCACCAATATCAAGAACCTCAAGGGCAGTGTCAGCACCCACTCTGAAGTTGGCAAGGGCACACGCTTTACCCTTAGCCTGCCGCTGACCCTGGCTATTATTGATGCTCTTATGGTTAATGTTTCCGGCCAGATGTATGCCATACCTCTGGATGCGGTATCTGAGACAACAAAAATTGAAGCACAACGGCTTACGGACGTAAAGGGCCGAAAAGCCGTCACATTGCGCGGAGAGGTGCTGGGCATAGTTGAAATGTCTGAAATGCTTGGCATTCCTCGCACCGATGAACCTCTGCCGGAAGTACTTTCCGTCGTGGTTATTCACGACAACGACCGTCGGCTTGGGCTGGTAGTCGACAGGTTGCTTGAACGCCAAGAAATAGTTATTAAGCCCCTTGGAGCCTATCTCGGCGACCTTAAAGGCATTTCAGGTGCCACAATTATGGGCGATGGCTCTGTGATTCTGATTCTGGATCCGCACGAGATATACATTATGGCCACATCCAAGGCCGCCACGATCGTCCCGGCTGGTGAGAGCAAGCAAGGTGCTGTCGCAGCGAGGATATGA
- a CDS encoding chemotaxis protein CheW, translating to MPMVKTPEEYFSNQCFAPPVQREATPSLSAAERAFVQKYLGDDAIANLPVQAPHVVIAAPPSPSAGPASAENTFEHTESKEKTTIPLKAQLLSLPAVQMVSFYVREQIFLLPVPVIIEVLRHMPLTRLPMAPSFVAGVVNLRGRVTPLLHLDALLTLDQQHRYTPQSFIVVCGSEQMQLGLIVDKIHTMYLLDQSKINWNAEAQLGASADLLCGLAEIDDHLHGIVDPEMIVEKLLEI from the coding sequence ATGCCTATGGTAAAAACGCCTGAAGAATATTTCTCAAACCAGTGCTTTGCTCCTCCAGTCCAAAGAGAGGCAACGCCTTCACTCAGCGCTGCTGAGCGGGCCTTTGTGCAAAAGTATCTTGGTGATGATGCCATTGCGAACCTGCCAGTACAGGCCCCGCATGTAGTCATTGCTGCGCCGCCAAGCCCTTCCGCCGGGCCAGCTTCGGCTGAAAACACGTTTGAACATACCGAGAGCAAGGAAAAAACAACTATCCCCTTGAAGGCACAGTTGTTGTCACTACCTGCGGTACAAATGGTTTCCTTCTATGTGCGCGAACAAATTTTTCTTTTGCCGGTGCCTGTAATTATTGAAGTTTTGCGGCATATGCCTCTCACCCGGCTGCCTATGGCCCCATCCTTTGTGGCTGGCGTAGTGAATCTGCGTGGGCGCGTAACCCCGCTACTTCACCTTGATGCCTTGCTGACGCTTGATCAGCAGCATCGTTACACGCCGCAGAGTTTCATTGTGGTGTGCGGCAGCGAACAAATGCAGCTTGGGCTTATTGTTGATAAAATTCATACTATGTATCTGCTGGATCAGTCGAAAATTAACTGGAACGCAGAGGCGCAATTGGGGGCCAGCGCGGACCTACTTTGTGGACTCGCCGAAATAGACGACCACTTGCATGGCATTGTTGACCCTGAGATGATTGTTGAAAAACTTCTGGAAATCTAG
- a CDS encoding CheR family methyltransferase: MQISDEEFLQLRDFIYQQCGIFIAENRKYLVENRLSNRIKDLNLKSYNEYYNFLRFDASRKTELSKLFEVVTTNETSFFRNPPQLEVFQKNVLPEILDRCRQKGQKKLRIWSAGCSTGEEPYTLAIILHEVLRGEISSWDIKITANDLSEAVLSAARRGIYSEYALRTTPKPIVDAYFVKEDNIYKIKPELKNLISFGQINLSDKEQLKRVEKSQIVFCRNVIIYFDDEMKRKVINAFYDNLEVNGALLIGHSESLHNISRAFQLEHFKGTIVYRKLV, translated from the coding sequence CTGCAGATATCTGATGAAGAATTCTTGCAGCTTCGCGATTTCATTTATCAGCAGTGCGGCATATTCATCGCGGAAAACCGTAAATACTTGGTTGAGAATCGCCTTTCCAACCGGATTAAGGATCTGAATCTCAAAAGTTACAATGAGTATTACAACTTCCTCCGCTTTGATGCCAGCCGCAAAACCGAGTTGAGCAAGCTTTTTGAGGTCGTCACCACAAACGAAACCAGCTTTTTCCGTAATCCGCCACAGCTGGAAGTTTTTCAAAAAAACGTGCTGCCCGAGATATTGGACAGGTGCCGCCAAAAAGGACAAAAAAAGCTGCGTATATGGTCGGCTGGGTGTTCCACAGGTGAAGAACCATACACCCTGGCCATCATCCTGCATGAAGTTCTGAGGGGTGAAATCAGTAGCTGGGATATCAAAATAACGGCCAATGATCTCTCGGAAGCCGTTCTTTCTGCGGCGCGGCGCGGCATATACAGTGAGTACGCCCTACGTACCACGCCAAAACCAATAGTTGATGCCTACTTTGTCAAAGAGGACAATATATATAAAATTAAGCCTGAATTAAAAAATCTCATTTCTTTTGGGCAGATAAACCTCAGTGACAAAGAGCAGCTGAAGCGCGTTGAAAAGTCGCAAATCGTTTTTTGCCGCAACGTTATCATTTATTTCGACGATGAAATGAAACGCAAGGTTATTAACGCATTCTATGACAATCTTGAAGTCAATGGGGCGCTCCTCATAGGACATTCAGAGTCTTTGCATAATATCAGCCGAGCGTTTCAACTTGAGCATTTCAAAGGGACCATCGTTTATCGCAAACTGGTATAG
- a CDS encoding ParA family protein — protein MCAKILAIANQKGGVGKTTTSVNLGCALSRLDKKVLLLDLDPHACATLHARIYPEEVQYSLHDLFLAPEENWSTLWPLLLRTQALHGMDVAPGCIRLSELEVDFKDRSGKGSVLSRSLRAVSSDYDFIILDCPPHVGILLVNALVAADLLIIPIQTDFLALHGLKLLFDTLHTLNKALGRPILYRALPTMYDRRAKACTRVLELMQRKMEHAMFNTIIGIDTNFREASAQGCSIYDINQNSRGARCYEALAQEVLCLW, from the coding sequence ATGTGCGCCAAGATTCTAGCCATTGCCAATCAGAAAGGAGGAGTGGGAAAAACCACGACCTCTGTTAACTTGGGTTGCGCGCTGTCTCGCCTGGACAAAAAGGTACTGCTGCTTGACCTTGACCCCCATGCCTGCGCCACATTGCACGCCAGGATATACCCCGAAGAAGTGCAATACAGTTTGCACGATCTTTTCCTGGCTCCTGAAGAAAACTGGTCCACACTGTGGCCGCTATTGCTGCGAACTCAAGCTTTGCACGGCATGGACGTAGCCCCTGGTTGCATCCGATTATCAGAGCTTGAGGTTGATTTTAAAGATCGAAGCGGCAAGGGAAGTGTACTGTCCAGAAGTTTACGCGCTGTGAGCAGCGACTATGATTTTATTATTTTAGATTGCCCCCCACATGTGGGAATACTTTTAGTGAATGCTCTGGTTGCGGCGGATTTATTGATAATTCCCATTCAAACTGATTTTTTGGCCTTGCATGGCTTAAAGCTTCTGTTTGATACATTGCATACTTTGAACAAGGCGCTTGGCAGGCCCATTTTGTACCGGGCTCTACCTACCATGTATGACAGGCGCGCCAAAGCCTGCACCAGGGTATTGGAACTCATGCAGCGAAAAATGGAGCATGCCATGTTCAACACGATCATCGGCATAGATACAAATTTTCGTGAGGCAAGTGCTCAGGGATGCAGCATTTATGATATTAATCAGAACTCCCGAGGGGCGCGCTGTTATGAAGCCCTGGCTCAGGAAGTGTTATGCCTATGGTAA
- a CDS encoding protein-glutamate methylesterase/protein-glutamine glutaminase — protein sequence MTRVLVVDDSTFMRNAIASLLEQDPEIKVVGTARDGLEALQKAEELDADVMTLDVEMPRLGGLETLQRLMKTSPMPVLMISSLTESGAESTLKAMEYGALDFIPKNMSNDRDSFGLELRRKVTALARRKAIIRLKYRRINNIAIPTAPLTRAPAQPTDYVQTPCHGPRDLVVVGVSTGGPPVVQKILSALPADLPACILVAQHMPAAFTGPFAKRLDSVCSIGVTEAVDGDRLKNGHAYVCPGGRHISVRMRGPLPEVAVTDEPRDALYKPTVNLLMESAGKNMGRRTLGVMLTGMGSDGCEGAKVLKEKGGCLIAQNEASCVVYGMPKAVIDAKLANQILDADDIAQAIMTIVKG from the coding sequence ATGACCCGAGTTCTCGTGGTGGACGACTCTACATTTATGCGCAATGCCATTGCCTCTCTCTTGGAGCAGGACCCGGAAATCAAGGTTGTCGGCACAGCTAGAGACGGACTTGAAGCGCTGCAAAAGGCTGAAGAGCTTGATGCAGACGTTATGACACTAGACGTGGAAATGCCGCGCCTTGGCGGTCTTGAGACCCTCCAGCGCCTTATGAAGACCTCCCCCATGCCCGTGCTCATGATCAGTTCCTTAACTGAAAGTGGCGCTGAGAGTACGCTTAAGGCAATGGAGTATGGCGCTCTGGACTTTATTCCCAAAAACATGAGCAACGATCGTGATTCTTTTGGTCTGGAGCTGCGCCGCAAGGTTACAGCACTGGCTAGGCGCAAAGCGATTATCCGCCTCAAGTACCGCCGCATCAATAACATTGCCATACCGACCGCTCCCCTGACGCGCGCCCCGGCGCAACCAACAGACTATGTTCAGACCCCTTGCCACGGGCCACGCGACCTTGTTGTTGTAGGAGTCTCTACAGGAGGGCCGCCAGTGGTGCAGAAAATACTGTCTGCATTGCCCGCTGACCTTCCGGCCTGCATTCTTGTAGCGCAACATATGCCTGCGGCTTTTACTGGCCCGTTTGCCAAAAGGCTTGATAGCGTTTGCAGCATCGGCGTCACTGAAGCAGTTGACGGTGATCGCTTAAAGAATGGGCATGCCTACGTCTGCCCCGGTGGACGGCACATAAGCGTGCGCATGCGTGGCCCCCTGCCCGAGGTAGCCGTTACGGACGAACCCCGCGATGCCTTATACAAGCCCACTGTGAACCTGCTTATGGAAAGTGCCGGAAAAAACATGGGACGCCGCACCCTGGGGGTGATGCTTACTGGCATGGGATCAGACGGGTGCGAAGGCGCAAAAGTTTTAAAAGAAAAAGGCGGTTGCCTCATTGCCCAAAATGAGGCTTCATGCGTAGTGTACGGCATGCCAAAGGCTGTTATTGATGCCAAACTGGCCAATCAGATTCTCGATGCGGACGATATCGCCCAAGCCATCATGACAATCGTCAAAGGCTGA